Part of the Nitrospiraceae bacterium genome is shown below.
TGCGCGGGACTATCTGGTGCCCAGCCGAGTCTATCCCGGCATGTTCTTCGCGCTCCCGCAGTCGCCGCAGCTCTTCAAGCAAGTTCTGATGGTGAGCGGGGTTGATCGGTACTACCAGATCGCCCGTTGTTTCAGGGACGAGGATCTACGGAATGATCGCCAGCCGGAGTTCACGCAAATTGATGTTGAGATGTCGTTTGTCGATCGTGACCAGGTCATGAGTGTCATGGAACGGATGATTGTCACGGTCTTCCGCGAGGCTGGCGGCATCCAGCTGCCGACGCCGTTTCCACGCATGACCTATGCCGAGGCGATGGGACGATATGGCTCGGACAAACCGGATCTGCGGTTTGAGATGCCGCTTTACGACGTGACGGCCTTTGGCGCCACGAGTGAGTTCAAGGTGTTTCGGGAAGCCGCCACGAAGGGCAACATCGTCAAGGCCATGATCGTGAAAGGCGGCGGGACTATCGCGAGGAGTCGAATCGATGCACTGGGGGAGACTGCGAGGAGCTTCGGAGCCAAGGGGCTGGCGTGGCTCAAAATCACGTCAGACGGCCAGCTCGACTCGGTTATCGCCAAGTTCCTCGATGCAAAGGCCTTTGCGGCTGCTCTGCCTGAGGCCAAGCCAGGAGATCTCGTCCTGTTCGGTGCGGACAAGCCGTCGATCGTGCACGATGTCATGGGACGGGTCAGATTGTTGCTCGGTGAGGAACTGAACCTGATCGACAAGACGGCCTGGAAGCCGGTCTGGGTGACAGAATTTCCCCTGCTGGACTATTCAGAGGAAGAGAAGCGTTACGTGTTCATGCACAATCCCTTCGCCGCGCCGATGGATGAGGACCTCTCGTTGCTCGATGCGGAACCCTTGAAGGCTCGTGCCAAGGCCTACGACATGGTTCTCAACGGTAACGAAGTTGGCGGAGGGAGCATCCGGAATCACCGAAGCGAGATCCAGCTCAAGATTCTCGACTTGCTGGGGATGAGGAAAGATCAGGCCCAGGCGAAATTCGGTTTTCTACTCGAAGCTCTGGATTACGGCGCGCCGCCGCATGGGGGCATTGCCTTTGGCCTCGACCGGCTCATCATGCTGCTCGGCGGGGCGGATTCCATCCGGGACGTGATCGCGTTTCCAAAGACTCAGAAAGCGCAATGTCCGCTCACCGACGCGCCGTCCTCAGTGGGCCCGGATCAGCTCAAGGAACTTCGCATCAAACTCGACTTGGTGGAGTAAACGGACGGAACTGACACATCATGGCCGGCAATACCTTCGGGCGACTCTTCACGGTGACTTCCTTCGGTGAAAGCCACGGGCCTGCGATCGGTTGCGTGGTCGATGGGTGCCCGCCCGGCATGGCTCTGTCGGCGGAGGACGTTCAAAAGGATCTCGATCGACGAAAGCCCGGGACGTCGCGACACGTAACGCAACGGCAGGAATCCGACATCGTCGAGATTCTCTCGGGTGTGTTCGAAGGGAAAACGACCGGGACCCCCATTGCTCTGCTCATTCGAAACGAGGACGCGCGAGGTCGCGACTACGGTAATCTCGTCGACACGTTTCGTCCGGGGCATGCGGACTATACCTATTGGCAGAAATACGGCATCCGTGACCATCGAGGTGGGGGACGGGCCTCCGCCCGTGAAACGGCGGTGCGTGTCGCGGCTGCGGCCATTGCGAGAAAGTGGCTCACGGAAAAGCACGGCGTCATCATACACGGCTACCTGAGCCGGCTTGGGCCGATCGAGATTCCGTTCAAGACCTGGAGTGCCGTGAGTACAAATCCCTTTTTTGCGGCCGATCCCGATATCGTTCCCAAGCTTGAAGCCTTCATGGATGATTTGCGCAAATCCGGTGATTCTGTCGGTGCGGCGATCACGACTGTCGCGGAACATGTGCCGGTCGGCCTCGGTGGTCCGGTCTATGCGAAATTGGATGCAGACCTCGCGGCGGCGATGATGAGCATCAACGCCGTGAAAGGTGTGGAAATCGGGTCAGGCTTTGCTTCGGTGACTCAACGCGGCTCGGAACATGGCGACGAATTGACACCGGAGGGATTTCTCACCAACCATGCGGGCGGCATTCTCGGTGGCATTTCGACCGGCCAGAACGTCGTCGTCACAATCGGCATCAAGCCGACCTCGAGTGTCCGTCTCCCACGCCGATCGATCGATAAACAAGGTAATCCGGTCACCGTCGAGACGAACGGCCGCCACGATCCCTGTGTCGGTATTCGAGCCACTCCCATCGCCGAAGCGATGATGGCGTTGGTCCTCATGGACCATGCCTTACTGCATCGTGCCCAAAATGCCGACGTAAAGACGCCCACCCCGAAGATTGCGGGCTGTCCCCAGAACAGCTCGCACGCCAAGAGCGTCGCCGGACCGGCCAAGATTAACCCCATGCCGGATGAAGCCTAGCCCTTTTATTGAGATTGAACACGCCACGGTGTTTCGAGGCGATGTCTGCGCGCTTCAGGATTTCTCTCTCACCGTCAAGTCGGGCGAACACCTGGCCATTCTTGGCCCCAACGGCTCCGGCAAATCGACTTTTTTAAAATTGCTCGCCGGGGAAATCCATCCGGTTCCGAACGACAACACCCGTATCCGGCTGTTCGGGAACGAGCGGTGGAATGTGTGGGACGTGCGAAAACAGCTGGGATTCGTCTCCCACGATTTGCAGCATCACTATATGGACTATGTGCTGGGGCTCAAGGTGGTCCTCTCCGGTTACTATGCCAGCATCGGGATCTACGGCTATCAGGAATTCGGTTACGCGCAGCTGGCGCGTGCCAGTGAAATCATGGACGAACTCGGCGTGGGTCACCTCAAAGAGCGGCGATTCGCCGACATGTCGACCGGCGAACAGCGCCGATGTTTGCTCGCTCGGGCGTTGGTGCATGATCCGGCCGTGTTGGTCCTCGACGAGCCGACGAGCGGGCTTGATCTCAGCGCCTGCTTTCAGTACCTCGATCTAGTCAGAAAGTCGATGGGGCAAGACAAAACCGTCCTGCTGGTGACACACCACATCCACGAGATTCCGCCGGAGGTCGAGCGGGTGATGATGCTCCAAGCGGGGATCGTTCTGCGCGATGGGAAGAAGCAGGATATCTTGACGGACGCCAACCTATCTCACCTGTTTGGTCATCCGATGATGCTCGTCAAGGCGCACGGTTGGTATCAAGCACTACCTGGCGCACCGGCGTAGACGGGGACGGAGGTCATCCGCCCCCGAGCACTACGGTGAATGTCAAGTCTGTATCGATGCGTCGCACTTTCACCGAGACCCGTTGACCCGGTGTGGTTCGTTCGATGAGATAATTTTTCAGGTGCGCGGCGTCAAGAATCTCCGTGTCATCGACGGCGAGGATGATGTCGTGTTTTTGAATGCCGGCGGATTTGGCCGGGTCCGCCACGTCCTTCACGGCGATGTGCCATCTGGTACCATCTTTGACGGCTGTCATATGGACGCCAAGTTTGGAAAAGCTGAGCGGTTTCCCGTCGATCGCAGCTGCGACGATACGTTGGGCGAGTATGCCTGGGACGGCAAAGGCCATTTGGCTGCAATGGACCTGCGTCTCGTCTTTGTCGGTCTGAATGATCGCATGCATCACGCCGACCATCTCGCCCGCCATGTTGAAAAGTCCACCGCCTGAATTGCCGCTGCAGGCCGAGAGGTCGACCTGTAGCAGTCTGGTCTCGACGGTTTGCAAGAACGTATTCGCGTTGCCGATGCGGCCGAAGGCCATCGTGGGGCCCCAGCCCATCGGGTAACCGATCGTGAACACTTCCGTACCTGGTCCGACGCTGCCCGCTGCGAAGGGTACCGTGGCTGTCATCAAGGGACGGGTCTTTTCGGTGATACGGTAGACGACGACATCAAGATACGCGCTTTCGCCCACGAGCTGGGCCGGTAATTCGTGGAGGTCTGTGGTGATCAGGCGGACGTCTGATGGGAGGGTTGGACCGGACGGGCTGTTCCGTTCAACCGCATGGCGCGCCGTCACCACATATCCGTCGCGTAAGTGAACACCAGTTCCGCGGACGGCAATTTTTCCAGGCTTCTCCGGCGTTCTCGGGTCCTGGGTGTCTTCCAAAATCCCGACTGTGGCCCGTTTGGTCCGTTCAAAAATATCTGTCACGTCTGGCGAAGAAGATCCACCAAGTGCTGGCTGTATCAGCGGTGACGCGAACATCGTACTCCCCGCCATAACCATCGCAAGGAAAGGAGAAAGCCTTCCTTTGCACGGAGCGAAAAATCCCACGAGCAGGTCCTTTCGATTCAGCGGTACTGGCATGACAGTATAGTCAGTTTCATCATGCGATGAAACTGGCTGGGCCTCGTGGTATGGTGAAAGTACTGAAACTCAGGAGGTTGTCAGTGGCCGAGAAATGGAAAATGTTGGCCGGTATATTCGTCGCGATGATGGTATGTGTCGAATCTGCTTCTGCAGCTGAGACGTCAAAGACGTCAGCGCGCGAGGATCATGGTGTCGCGGAACGGCTCGGCGAAGCCGCTGAGAATGTCGGGAAGAAGATCGAGCAGGCAGTGACCGGGGTCGCGAAACAATTCGAGGAACAACGAGTGGGGGAACGATTCGTGGAGACGATCAAGAAGGCTGGCACGAAGACCGGTGAAGAGCTGGAACGTGTCGGAAAAAAGATCGAGGACGCGTTCTCAAAGGAGCCGTGACCCTGGCAGTATCTCTTTACGGCTTCTTGCGAAATCCGAAAAAGACCCCGGCGGCTCCTGATCCAGCCGACGGCAGGTAGCCGGTCAGTAGTTGCTTAAGACTTTCCGCTTCTCCATGCACCCACGCAAGGCTTTGCGAGACGTTCTGTTCGATCACAGGCCAATTAATATCGATCCATCCTGTTGATTTCAACAGCCCGATGAGGGCTAGGAGTACAGCTGCGATCAACGCCGTAATCTTGAGTGCGCGTCGACAGGCCCAGCCGATTAAAAACCCCCCGAGATAACTCCCCCCGACTCGTGCCAAAGTCGGTGACATGAGGTCGTTCATCCAGGCTGCAAGGCCGGCAACCGTGGCGGCTCCCGCTGCCAGAAACGACTTGGCCTGCCAAGGCGGATTGGCGAACACATCGTCCAGCAGCGTCGTTGAGACTCGTGCGTGATGCTGGTCTTGGCTCATAACCTCGAATCCTCGAATGTGTTGCAGGCGGAGGGATCGCCGCGTTCGAGACCTCGTTTGAGCCAAGCCGTCCGCTGTTCGGACGATCCATGGGTCCAACTCTCCGGCTGGACGTAACCTTGCGATCGACGTTGAAGCCGGTCGTCGCCGATCGCCGAGGCGGCGTGCAACCCCGCTTCAAAATCTCCTGGCTCAATCAAATCGCGGTCCCGCTTTGCATGGTATCCCCAGACACCGGCAAAACAATCGGCCTGGAGTTCCAACCGGACCGACAAGGCGTTCGCTTCGCGGTTGGAGGTCTGATGCTGGAGGCGGGTCACCTTGTCGGCGATTCCCAGCAGATTTTGCACATGATGCCCCACTTCGTGAGCGATCACGTAAGCCTGGGCGAACTCGCCCGGCGCGCCAAGTCGATGAGACAGCTCATCGAAAAACGAGAGATCCAGATATACCTTTCGGTCTCCCGGACAATAGAAGGGGCCAACGGCCGACGATGTTGTGCCGCATGCTGAGCGCACCGCACCGGTGAAGAGCACCAGCCGGGGATCTTCATAGGAACGTCCGATCGTCGGAAGGAGTCGGCGCCAGGTCTCTTCCGTATCTGCCAGGACGACAGAGGCGAATGTGCCGAGTCGGTCGTTGGGTGAACCGGTTGAAGCAGTCTGGGTGTCCTCAGGGGCAGGATTCATGCTCTGCATGTCGTTAATCATGTTGAGGATGGTCAGGGGGTTGTTTCCGGTGAAATAACTGATGGCGAGCACGAGGACGATGCCGCTGATGCCGAGACCGGCGCCTCCAACCCGGCCCATGCCACGCCGATCTTCGACGTTCTCGCTTTCTCGTTGGCCTTCCCAGCGCATGAAGCTCCATGTGATGACAATGATGGAGTCCATGGAAGCACATGAAGCAGCGAAGGATCAACAGCTATTCTGTTACGCGGAATTCAACGCGCGTTGTTTCGTGTGATGAGCGTCCATTGGAAGTTCGCGGCGATTGCTGAAGTATTGAGGTCACAATACCCAGGGGCTATACTGTAGTGGAGACTGACGGCGGCCTGACAAGGAGGTGGAGTTATGCCATCTATGATGACCCGTGTAATTGGTATCACGCTCGGGTGCTATGCGGTCCTCGTGAGCGCTTGTACGACAACCCCGACTGGGACGACGAAGGACATATTCGATTTCACGTCCAGCACGACGGGGAGGTCTTGGTATAACGAAGACGGCATGCTCCGTCCAGAGCATCGGCCGATCGCATTTACCACGGACAACTACGAAACAGTGAAGCGAGATATTGCGCGGGGCCAAGGCGAACATCTCGCATCACTGGCCACGCTGCTTGGTGTTTTGCCGACACGAGTTGATGAATTTGGGCTCCTTGCACAGGCACGTTATGCAGCCGTGGAGTCTCCCAAGACGACCCCGGAGGAGATTTTGATCTCCATGAGGAACCTTTTGGACGAACATCCTGATTTGCTCTCCGGACGAAAGGTGAACTGACGGGAGATGTTTGCGGGTAACGGTCGAAGAGCGGATTCCGCAGGACAAGAACGGCGGGAGCACAAACGAAGCGTTGACATGCTACAGAACGGGAAGCCTGGGTTCGACCAGACTTCCCGTCAATCCCCGCCCTCCTAGTTCGATTGAGCCTTGAGTTGCCCCGCTATCTCTTTTAAGTCTCGGGGATATAAGATAATCTCGATCCGCCGGTTGGAGGCCCGGCCTTCTTCGGAATCGTTCGAGGCGATGGGGCGAGTCTCCGCGTAGCCAACAGCCGATAAATATTGACGATCCACACCGCCCTGATCGATGAGAAATCTCACCACAGTCGTGGCCCGAGCCGTGGAGAGTTCCCAATTTGTTTTGAAACGGTCCTGCAACTTTGTGCTGATCGGCACGTTATCGGTGTGACCTTCGATACGAATCTGTTTGTCCGTGACAGTTTTCAAGACATCACCGACCTGTTTCAAGACTTTTACTCCCGCCGGTTTGACTTCCGCCTTCCCTGAATCGAAGAGGACGCGGTCAACCATGTTGATCGTGAGGCGGTCCCGCACCTGTTGAATCGTGATATTACCCTTCGCGATTTCGTCTTGCAGTGATTTAGACAGTTCCTGCTGGGTGCGGGTCAGGCGTGCAATTTCTTCCTCTTTGGCCTTTCGTTCCTGCTCGAGGCGCGCCCTTTCAGCTTCTTCGGATTTTAGGCGCTGGCGCTCCTGTTCCAGGCTGGCCGCGAGACCTGATTGCTCCTGACGGAGTTGTTCCCGTTCTTGAGCGATCCTGGCGGCATTGGCTTCTAGCTCGGTGGCATGTTTCTGGAGCTTCATGATCTGGTCCTGGGCAGAGGCATTTCCACTGGTCATTTTCTCTTCAAGATCCTTGATTTGCCCCTGCACGGCACCCAATTCGTTGTTTAGCCGTCCCTTTTCCTGCTCGAGGCTATCAAGTTTGGATTGTAAATCTCCGGAACGTGCTTCAAGAGCCGCCCGTTCCTTCTCCAACGAAGCAGCCTGTTGTTCAGCAGCCTTGCGTTGGCTCGATTCCTGGTCGAAGTTCTGTTGCAGGCTGGCTAACTGCTGCTGAAACTGGTCATTCTGAGATTGCTGAGCTTGAGACTTTTTCTTCAAGGCCTCTAATTCAGCTGCTTGCTGGGCCGACAGCTTCTTGGCCGCTTCCAACTCGTTCAGGGTCTTCGTATGAGTTTCGGAACTGACACAGCCGACGGTCACCATCGCATAGATTGCGACCATTAGTAGAGGAGCGCGGTGGACGGTTGAATGCTCGAACCCTCGTCGCATAGGAGCCTCCTTAAATAGAAAATGAATAGCGAACCTTCTGGAGACGCGAGCAATCTCGATGCCTATAGGCGGGATAGAACCTATGATAGGAATCGATTTCTTCTCAAAGGGTTGGAGAGGAGGTTAGTGTCTCAGCGGTAGTGGAACAATTCGTCCTGTCCCATTATTCAACGAGTGATGTAGGAAAGGCCATACAGTTCGACAGGGGAATGGATTCAGGACACAGGGGTCCCTCTTGCATCGGTCCGATACAAAAGAAAGGCACGGCTACGTAGCCCACCGCGTGGAGGAGGCGCAGCGAGGGCTGCGCCTCCCCTCAATCGATTACTTGCCGCCCATGTCCTTCTTCTCGCTCTTCTTCTCGTCATCCGCTTTCGGGCCGGTCACGTCCTTCTTGTCCTTCTGTTCCGCGGGAGCCGGGTCCCCGGCGAAGGAGACGGCGGTGCCGATACCAAACGTGAGAAATGCGGTGAGGGCGAGCAAACTTGCAACGCGAGTCATTGGAAAACCTCCTTGATAAGTTGGATGACCGCCACAATGGCGGACGATCCGTGTGCAATGCCTGTGACCATCTATTTAATTGGGCGAGGCACTCGTTGTTGAGAGCAAGCGAAATGCCTCGTATCATAGGTGGGTGAAATGCACCAAGGTCATGAACGCCTATTTCGAAAGACACTGCAATTGCTGGGGTTACGAAGAAATCCCCAAAGTCGTCGATAGAACATGGGCAATACGTAACACAGAGCGGCAGTAGTGCCTGTAGGAGGTCCCCTACAGGGGATGATTCAAGCAAATTGTTGCCAACTGGATAAGCAACTTACTCAGAATCAATGAATGACAAGATCAGTCTGGACTCAAAGATTCTGGCTCCGCGCCTCCAGTTGAATCCAGGTGTCTCTCAGCCTGCATCGGAAACAGAGGCTACGATGGTATTGGTCGTTGTCTCGCGCCTCATCTAGTCAGCAGCCCAATAGCGCACAAATCGTTTGAATCTGTCGAGCCAGTCGATTTATGCTTCAGTCCTTTCCGGCGGAGTGTCAATGAAGGCAGCACAAATCAGGGAGGATGCGAATGTTTCCTACACCTCGGCGGTGGAATGGGAAACCAAGCTCATGGTGGACGAGAAGTTCTCCATGCCGCATTTGCTCGGTCGGACGCTCGCGCGCCGCGTTTTCACGTCGACATACTACGACACACCGGATCACTGCTTGGCCCGCGCCTGTATTACCCTACGGTATCGTTTGGAGGGTCATTTAGGAGTCTGGCAGCTCAAATTACCCCTCAATGGCCGTCGACGAGAAATTGAGTTGCGAGGGGAGGCTCGCGAAGTCCCGCTTGTGTTCTCTGAGGCGCTCGTCGTTCACCTGGAAGGCAAGCAACTGGTTCCCATCTCGATATTGCGTACGTGGAGAACAGGGATACGTGTGCAAGTGGCGGGCGGAGGCGAGGCTGACGTCGTTCTCGACTCCGTGTCCGTCCTGATGGGCGGCCAAATTGTCCAACGTTTTCGGGAACTCGAGATTGAATGGCTGAAGGGGAACAGTCACATCGGGAACGGACTGGTCGAGAAACTTCACAAAGCAGGGGCGCGACCGCACGACGGGCGACCAAAGCTGTTTCGAGCCCTCTCAGCTTCATACGGCGAGCCGGTCGCAATTCCGGAACGTGCTTCAGTTCGCGAATGTCTTCGAGCGTATCTCTCTCGCCAGGTTCAGGTCTTAAAACGGTTCGATCCTGGGACTCGGCTCGGAGGGGAGCCAGAGGATCTGCACCAAATGCGGGTGGCGGTAAGGCGGTTGCGGGCCGTGTTTCGTTCGGTACGGAGAGAGTTGGATTCCACATGGGAGGCTCCGCTGGTGTCCGGACTCTCGTGGCTGGGACAGTTGTTCGGGTTCGCACGCGACTTGGACGTCCAACTGGAATACTTCCGAAGTGAAGCGTCGCACCTCAATCTACGGGACCGTAAGCCACTTGAACGATTCGTGTCGCATCTCGAAGAGGAACGGGCCGGTGCGCAACGGGCACTGGTCGGCGAAATGAAGAGCGCCCGCTACCTTGGATTTCTCAGCAAATTGGACCAGGCTGTGTCCGAACCGGTCGTTGTAGAATCGGATCGCAGGATTGAGGACATTGCCGCTGGTGCGTTCAAAAAATTATCTGTGGCAATGCGGGAGTTGCCAAGCGTACCTTCGAATGCGGATCTCCACCGCTTGCGGATCAAAGCAAAACGCGCTCGCTACGTATCCGAATTGGCTGAGTCGTCCGGTGGAAAGTCGGCGAGCCGATTCATCAAAGTGGTGAAGGCGTATCAGGATCTGCTGGGAACCCACCATGATGCCGTGCTCGCCGAGCAATATGTGAGGGAGTTT
Proteins encoded:
- the aspS gene encoding aspartate--tRNA ligase; the protein is MKIRTHRCGELNKTHVGQTVVLNGWVQRRRDHGMVMFIDLRDRTGITQIVFNAERNASVHHAAHALRSECVVAITGQVMARPAESRNPNLPTGDIEVFVDAVEILNEAKTPPFVIEDDADVTEAVRLKYRYLDLRRPKMQRLLAMRHEVTQAVRSFLNHEGFLEIETPILTKSTPEGARDYLVPSRVYPGMFFALPQSPQLFKQVLMVSGVDRYYQIARCFRDEDLRNDRQPEFTQIDVEMSFVDRDQVMSVMERMIVTVFREAGGIQLPTPFPRMTYAEAMGRYGSDKPDLRFEMPLYDVTAFGATSEFKVFREAATKGNIVKAMIVKGGGTIARSRIDALGETARSFGAKGLAWLKITSDGQLDSVIAKFLDAKAFAAALPEAKPGDLVLFGADKPSIVHDVMGRVRLLLGEELNLIDKTAWKPVWVTEFPLLDYSEEEKRYVFMHNPFAAPMDEDLSLLDAEPLKARAKAYDMVLNGNEVGGGSIRNHRSEIQLKILDLLGMRKDQAQAKFGFLLEALDYGAPPHGGIAFGLDRLIMLLGGADSIRDVIAFPKTQKAQCPLTDAPSSVGPDQLKELRIKLDLVE
- the aroC gene encoding chorismate synthase; its protein translation is MAGNTFGRLFTVTSFGESHGPAIGCVVDGCPPGMALSAEDVQKDLDRRKPGTSRHVTQRQESDIVEILSGVFEGKTTGTPIALLIRNEDARGRDYGNLVDTFRPGHADYTYWQKYGIRDHRGGGRASARETAVRVAAAAIARKWLTEKHGVIIHGYLSRLGPIEIPFKTWSAVSTNPFFAADPDIVPKLEAFMDDLRKSGDSVGAAITTVAEHVPVGLGGPVYAKLDADLAAAMMSINAVKGVEIGSGFASVTQRGSEHGDELTPEGFLTNHAGGILGGISTGQNVVVTIGIKPTSSVRLPRRSIDKQGNPVTVETNGRHDPCVGIRATPIAEAMMALVLMDHALLHRAQNADVKTPTPKIAGCPQNSSHAKSVAGPAKINPMPDEA
- a CDS encoding ATP-binding cassette domain-containing protein, coding for MKPSPFIEIEHATVFRGDVCALQDFSLTVKSGEHLAILGPNGSGKSTFLKLLAGEIHPVPNDNTRIRLFGNERWNVWDVRKQLGFVSHDLQHHYMDYVLGLKVVLSGYYASIGIYGYQEFGYAQLARASEIMDELGVGHLKERRFADMSTGEQRRCLLARALVHDPAVLVLDEPTSGLDLSACFQYLDLVRKSMGQDKTVLLVTHHIHEIPPEVERVMMLQAGIVLRDGKKQDILTDANLSHLFGHPMMLVKAHGWYQALPGAPA
- a CDS encoding S1C family serine protease; amino-acid sequence: MPVPLNRKDLLVGFFAPCKGRLSPFLAMVMAGSTMFASPLIQPALGGSSSPDVTDIFERTKRATVGILEDTQDPRTPEKPGKIAVRGTGVHLRDGYVVTARHAVERNSPSGPTLPSDVRLITTDLHELPAQLVGESAYLDVVVYRITEKTRPLMTATVPFAAGSVGPGTEVFTIGYPMGWGPTMAFGRIGNANTFLQTVETRLLQVDLSACSGNSGGGLFNMAGEMVGVMHAIIQTDKDETQVHCSQMAFAVPGILAQRIVAAAIDGKPLSFSKLGVHMTAVKDGTRWHIAVKDVADPAKSAGIQKHDIILAVDDTEILDAAHLKNYLIERTTPGQRVSVKVRRIDTDLTFTVVLGGG
- a CDS encoding FUN14 domain-containing protein, yielding MSQDQHHARVSTTLLDDVFANPPWQAKSFLAAGAATVAGLAAWMNDLMSPTLARVGGSYLGGFLIGWACRRALKITALIAAVLLALIGLLKSTGWIDINWPVIEQNVSQSLAWVHGEAESLKQLLTGYLPSAGSGAAGVFFGFRKKP
- a CDS encoding neutral zinc metallopeptidase, yielding MDSIIVITWSFMRWEGQRESENVEDRRGMGRVGGAGLGISGIVLVLAISYFTGNNPLTILNMINDMQSMNPAPEDTQTASTGSPNDRLGTFASVVLADTEETWRRLLPTIGRSYEDPRLVLFTGAVRSACGTTSSAVGPFYCPGDRKVYLDLSFFDELSHRLGAPGEFAQAYVIAHEVGHHVQNLLGIADKVTRLQHQTSNREANALSVRLELQADCFAGVWGYHAKRDRDLIEPGDFEAGLHAASAIGDDRLQRRSQGYVQPESWTHGSSEQRTAWLKRGLERGDPSACNTFEDSRL
- a CDS encoding DUF3015 family protein, with amino-acid sequence MPSMMTRVIGITLGCYAVLVSACTTTPTGTTKDIFDFTSSTTGRSWYNEDGMLRPEHRPIAFTTDNYETVKRDIARGQGEHLASLATLLGVLPTRVDEFGLLAQARYAAVESPKTTPEEILISMRNLLDEHPDLLSGRKVN
- a CDS encoding OmpA family protein — its product is MRRGFEHSTVHRAPLLMVAIYAMVTVGCVSSETHTKTLNELEAAKKLSAQQAAELEALKKKSQAQQSQNDQFQQQLASLQQNFDQESSQRKAAEQQAASLEKERAALEARSGDLQSKLDSLEQEKGRLNNELGAVQGQIKDLEEKMTSGNASAQDQIMKLQKHATELEANAARIAQEREQLRQEQSGLAASLEQERQRLKSEEAERARLEQERKAKEEEIARLTRTQQELSKSLQDEIAKGNITIQQVRDRLTINMVDRVLFDSGKAEVKPAGVKVLKQVGDVLKTVTDKQIRIEGHTDNVPISTKLQDRFKTNWELSTARATTVVRFLIDQGGVDRQYLSAVGYAETRPIASNDSEEGRASNRRIEIILYPRDLKEIAGQLKAQSN
- a CDS encoding CYTH and CHAD domain-containing protein; the encoded protein is MKAAQIREDANVSYTSAVEWETKLMVDEKFSMPHLLGRTLARRVFTSTYYDTPDHCLARACITLRYRLEGHLGVWQLKLPLNGRRREIELRGEAREVPLVFSEALVVHLEGKQLVPISILRTWRTGIRVQVAGGGEADVVLDSVSVLMGGQIVQRFRELEIEWLKGNSHIGNGLVEKLHKAGARPHDGRPKLFRALSASYGEPVAIPERASVRECLRAYLSRQVQVLKRFDPGTRLGGEPEDLHQMRVAVRRLRAVFRSVRRELDSTWEAPLVSGLSWLGQLFGFARDLDVQLEYFRSEASHLNLRDRKPLERFVSHLEEERAGAQRALVGEMKSARYLGFLSKLDQAVSEPVVVESDRRIEDIAAGAFKKLSVAMRELPSVPSNADLHRLRIKAKRARYVSELAESSGGKSASRFIKVVKAYQDLLGTHHDAVLAEQYVREFVASLPGERAAFVAGLLMARAHQRRDHVRETFRSAWKRVKKRGRKAWG